The nucleotide sequence acacaagggtttacaaccactttaagatcactACAAGGTGGTGAAGATCGacacttttggactgtttattattatttttaatcagAATTACATTTGTTTGATTAGGTAATAGACCTGAATTATTTCTGCTGCATTTAACACCTTGTTCACACAGGATGGTTTGATCTGTGCCCCGTGCAGGGATGTGTTTTAAGGTGTTCTATGCAGCCCTATGCCAGCAGTCCCACGGCTGTCTAATGAGATGCAGTGACTGCAAGTACACAGCCTCTGCTCCCTGCCTTATGGCATCCGTGTAGGTGCATATCCCCAAACTCACCCTGGATGTGGCTGCGGCACGCATGTCACATTCGGAGCAGCAACTGTATCCAGGCAGCTGCTGCGTCCCAATAGTGAGCTATGGGACTGCCAGAAGAGGGATGCACGGAACACCCTGTGCATGCTTGTTCTGGTAAACATGGCTCTGCATGGGGTATGGATCAAATCACCTCATGTGAATGAGGTCTAACTCTTACAGACCTTATTCCTCCCCAAACCTTTAACTGGACAGTtaaaagagaagcagcagactaatgccctgtacacacgactggattttCCATCAAAAAAGTTGGATGCAAGCTTTCCGCCAGCAAAAGgttgagagcaagttctctatttttccgacggaaaaagttcttgtcggaaattccgctcatctgtatgcaattccgacgtgcaaaaaaagaCACATTCTCGgaaattgaacttcattgatgtcggctcgtcatacgtcttgtacgtcaccacgtttttgccggttggaatttcagacaagatttgtgtgaccgtgtgtatgcaagacaagtttgagccaacattacgtgagaaaaaatccacggttttcttatcggaatttccgatcgtgtgtacgggcattaGAAACTCTCTCTGTAACTCTGCCCTATTCTGCTAGCAGTATGTCTGCTGTTAGAACATGAGCtgagtctgagctctgctgtatagAATATTGCAAAAGGCTGATAAGGTAAAGTAAGATTCAAAGTAAGATTCAACTACTTGAATGGTTCGCATTTAAAAAACAGTTTTAAGGATATATTAATCAATATGGAGCTGCatttaattatgttttttatatcttaatAGAGTTCAATTTAAATGTTATCTATGAATTTTACGATATGGACTTCACCAGACTATTTTGTCATTAAAGGGATTTCAGTCACTCCAGAACTGCAGGTTCCAATCTTCTTTCTGGTTCTTTTTATTTATGTAATCACACTTGGTGGAAATATGACCATTCTTCTCTTGGTCTCTATAGATCATCATCTTCACACGCCAATGTACTTTTTTTTGAGTAATTTATCAGTGGTGGATATTATATCTGTTACTGTTACATTACATAAAATGATGTTCACCTTCATAACAGGCAACAGGAGGATGGCTTTCATACcatgtgtggcacagatgtatGTTTTTATATCATTGGTATGTGTTGAGCTGTTACTTCTGACCACCATGAGCTATGACCGATATATGGCTATATGCAACCCATTACATTATCATTTGGCCATGAACCAAGTAGTATGTGCTTTGCTGGCTATGTTTTGTTGGGTGCTGAGTTTCCTAGAAATCATTCCTCATCTTGTAGTCATTTCGGGGCTTACATGCTTTACATCAAATGAAATAGACCATTTCTTCTGTGACATTATGCTTCTGGTGAAACTTTCTTGTAGTGATACTTCGATTATAGACCTTCTCATTTTTACCTATGCCCTAGTCCTTTCAACTTGTCCCTTCCTTCTAACTATTGTGCCTTATGCTTTCATCCTTAATGCCGTAATGAGGATAACATCCAGCAGTGGAAGACGCAAAGCTTTTTATACATGTTCCTCACACCTTACAGTCGTATTCCTGCTCTATGTGACTCTCGCCAGCCAATACCTAAGACCAAATTCCATGAACaacttgacttttaataaacttttcTCTTTGTTCAATACAGCTGCTGTCCCATTACTGAATCCCCTCATCTACAGTTTAAAAAATGAAGATGTAAAGAGGGCTATGAAACAAGGATCTAAATGTTGTAAGATTAGTAGATGAAAAATATTTCAGTATCTTTGTTTGCTCCTTAACTCAACAGATTTCAGGGAACACCCTAAAATGTTCATTCACATAACAAAAAATTCCAACTGTAACCAAGATTCTGTGGGTACCTTGCTACACAGAATAGCTTTAAATCCCATCAGGAATACTATCTACAAGGAGTTTGTGAGCTTTATTCATGTGTGTATGGAGATTACAAAAATGCTTATATTGACCGAACATGGCTGTATATGAGCATGCCAAATGTATTAGATTTTATGCTCCCTCATAGGCATGGAGTGATGTGTGCATTTCTATGTAACCTATAAATcactaataataaaatgtttcatAATActtagaagccccctttaacttcgtattttatttaacctccctggcggtatgatatttcagaaaaaaagtgctgaaagcgataccattatttgcaaggaaatttggcgttttatactgtaggcctgtaattcttaggaataactcacttaaatctgaccaaacaagagtctagtaggcatcccgggtatgaaattttttttaaaaacaaaattataaattataatataataaataattataaataattataacaaataataatataattataagaaaaaattattcaataatgtaatcaactcaaaatcactgacatttgctcagttgcagaattgtcgctgtcattacttttatttttttatgacgaatttccccacaaatcactatcgctcaattctgcaagtgattataatttattatcgctgttttctagctgctctaaaaccatttttgacataaagggacacttttggttgctatggacaatctacagtttgcaggcagaaagaacagtttttattatataaaagtacatgtagggcactggacagaccactagggacaaggggggtgtgtattttttacatacagtactgtaatctataagattacagtatactgtatgtattgtgtttgtttacctttttgagattggcaccgttctccgctcccatgcgtcgtaacgtcgcagggaacggagatcggcggcacacagaggcactgtgtgaatcgagcaaaggtcccgctcgctcacacagcgcggtgggatcgctggatccagggacaaggtaagtaaaccaagcctgtggattcagctaggcgagcccgagtctgactcagggttaccgatcgtagccaaaaaatctcaccccgagtcagacttgggaataccgccaggggggttaaagaatACAAACTTTAAGCAAAGAAACCCAAAGAAAGACCTGTGCCCGTCCCAGGGCATGTGGCTAGGAATTTGCTGAAGGCGTTCCAGACGGTGCGGTAGGCCTTCAGCGTGCTGGGTGACAGTGACCGGTTTATGAGCAGCGTAGCATTGTGAAGGTGGTCTCTTAGCCCATCGCTAGCTGCGAACACGGTGGGATAGAAAATGTGATTTGGATGGCTCCAGGTGAGAAATACAAAGGAAGATTGAGGCGGGATATTGTGTCTGCTGTGAGATTGCACTTGCCAGGTATGTAAATACAGTGCACATTGAAATTGTAGCAGAGGAATATCTGCACCAGTCTGAATAGGAAGGAAATGATGGCCAGGGACTTGGACCTGCCTTTGTTGACAATCTCAGCCGTGGCTAAGTTGTCAGTGGAGAAGACCATGGTGTGACCCCCTACCTGAGCTGCCGCAACGATTGGGTAAAGCTCAAACAGTGAGGACATCTGGCTGAACCCAGGGACCAGGAGGATTTCCTGTGGCCATGGGCCTGTAAACCAATGGGTGCCAAAATTGGCAGTGAAGCCTGTGGAGGCTGCTGTATTTGTTACTATATGAAGTGAGGAGGCTGAAGCTGCTGGGATGAACATGGATAAGCCGTTCCAGTTCTCAAGGAAGTTGTTTTACATTGATAGATCTGCAGCAGCTGCCTGGTCTAGCCTAATGGTTTGATCGGGGCCTGTGCGTGGGAAAGAAGACCAGGAggcgagtagacatgtgcaattcgttctgtttctaattcgtttttttacgaaaattcggaaattcgtgaattacgaattttcgtatttacgaattttttatttacgaattttcggacttccgaaaattttgaatttacgaattttcgtatttccgaaaattttgaatttacgaatttacgaattttcgtatttccgaaaattcgaatttacgaatttacgaattttcgtatttccgtttttttacgaatttcggaaattcgtattttcggaaattctgaattttcgaattttcgaattttcgaatttttcaattttcgaattttcgaattttcgaattttcgaatttttcaattttagaattttagaattttcgaatttttcaattttcgaatttttcaattttcgaattttcaatgtttcaattttcgaatttttcaaatttcgaatttttcaaatttcgaattttcgtatttccgaatttcgaaaattcgaaatttcggaaattgaaaaatgtttcaaatttcgaatttttcaatttccgaatttcgaattttcgaattttcgtattttccgaaaaattcgaaaattgaaaaatgctaaaattgaaaaattttacaattttcgaacttcaattttttaaattttcgaacttcgattttttcaatttatttttttttaattttcgaaatttcgaattttcgagattcgtaaatacgaaaattcgaaatttccaatttctccattttcgaatttttcaatttttcaatttttcaattttcgaattttccaattttcgaatttttcaatttttcaattttagaatttttcgaattttcgaatttttcaattttcgaatttttcaattttcgaatttttcaattttcgaatttttcaatttttcaattttagaatttttcgaattttcgaatttttcaattttcgaatttttcaattttcgaattttccaattttcgaatttttcaatttttcaattttagaatttttcgaattttcgaatttttcaattttcgaatttttcaattttcgaatttttcaattttcgaattttagaatttttcaattttcgaattttcaatttttcaattttcgaattttctttctaattttcgaatttttgaattttcgaatttttcaattttccaattttccaatttcgaatttttgaattttcgaatttttcaattttcaaatttttcaattttccaatttttgaatttttgaatttttgaattttcgaatttttcaattttcgaattttcaatgtttcaattttcgaatttttcaaatttcgaatttttcaaatttcgaatttttcaaatttcgaattttcgtatttccgaatttcgaaaattcgaaatttcggaaattgaaaaatgtttcaaatttcgaatttttcaatttccgaatttcgaattttcgaattttcgtatttccgaaaaattcgaaaattgaaaaatgctaaaattgaaaaattttacaattttcgaacttcaattttttcaattttcgaacttcgattttttcaatttatttttttttaattttcgaaatttcgaattttcgagattcgtaaatacgaaaattcgaaatttgaaaaattcgaaatttcgaaaattgaaaaatttgaaaatcgaaaaattcgaattttagattttttcaaatttcaaatttctccattttcgaatttttcaatttttcaattttcgaattttccaattttcgaatttttcaatttttcaattttagaatttttcgaattttcgaatttttcaattttagaatttttcaattttcgaatttttcaattttcgaatttttcaattttcgaattttcgaatttttcaattttcgaattttcgaatttttcaattttcgaattttctttctaattttcgaatttttcaattttcgaatttttcaattttccaattttccaatttcgaatttttgaatttttcaattttcgaatttttgaattttcgaatttttcaattttcgaattttcaatgtttcaatgtttcaattttcgaattttcgtatttccgaaaaattcgaaaattgaaaaatgctaaaattgaaaaattttacaattttcgaacttcaatttttttcaattttcgaacttcgatttttcgagattcgtaaatacgaaaattcgaaatttgaaaaattcgaaatttgaaattgaaaaatgtttcaaatttcgaatttttcaatttccgaatttcgaattttcgtatttccgaaaaattcgaaaattgaaaaatgctaaaattgaaaaattttacaattttcgaacttcaattttttcaattttcgaattttcaatgtttcaattttcgaatttttcaaatttcgaatttttcaaatttcgaatttttcaaatttcgaattttcgtatttccgaatttcgaaaattcgaaatttcggaaattgaaaaatgtttcaaatttcgaatttttcaatttccgaatttcgaattttcgaattttcgtatttccgaaaaattcgaaaattgaaaaatgctaaaattgaaaaattttacaattttcgaacttcaattttttcaattttcgaacttcgattttttcaatttattttttttttaattttcgaaatttcgaattttcgagattcgtaaatacgaaaattcgaaatttgaaaaattcgaaatttcgaaaattgaaaaatttgaaaatcgaaaaattcgaattttagattttttcaaatttcaaatttctccattttcgaatttttcaatttttcaattttcgaattttccaattttcgaatttttcaatttttcaattttagaatttttcgaattttcgaatttttcaattttagaatttttcaattttcgaatttttcaattttcgaattttcgaatttttcaattttcgaattttcgaatttttcaattttcgaattttcgaatttttcaattttcgaattttctttctaattttcgaatttttcaattttcgaatttttcaattttccaattttccaatttcgaatttttgaatttttcaattttcgaatttttgaattttcgaatttttcaattttcgaattttcaatgtttcaatgtttcaattttcgaattttcgtatttccgaaaaattcgaaaattgaaaaatgctaaaattgaaaaattttacaattttcgaacttcaatttttttcaattttcgaacttcgatttttcgagattcgtaaatacgaaaattcgaaatttgaaaaattcgaaatttgaaattgaaaaatgtttcaaatttcgaatttttcaatttccgaatttcgaattttcgtatttccgaaaaattcgaaaattgaaaaatgctaaaattgaaaaattttacaattttcgaacttcaattttttcaattttcgaacttcgattttttcaatttattttttttttaattctcgaaatttcgaattttcgagattcgtaaatacgaaaattcgaaatttgaaaaattcgaaatttcgaaaattgaaaaatttgaaaatcgaaaaattcgaattttagattttttcaaatttccaatttctccattttcgaatttttcaatttttcaattttcgaattttccaattttcgaatttttcaattttcgaatttttcgaattttcgaatttttcaattttcgaatttttcaattttcgaatttttcaattttcgaattttcgaatttttcaattttcgaattttcgaatttttcaattttcgaattttcgaatttttcaattttcgaattttctttcgaatttttgaatttttcaattttcgaatttttcaattttccaatttcatttcgaattttgaatttttgaattttcgaatttttcaattttcgaattttcgaatgtttcaattttcgaattttcaattttcgaattgattttcaaatttcgaattttcgtatttccgaaaaattcgaaaattgaaaaatgctaaaattgaaaaattttacaattttcgaacttcaatttttttcaattttcgaacttcgatttttcgagattcgtaaatacgaaaattcgaaatttgaaaaattcgaaatttgaaaaattcgaaatttgaaaattgaaaaaatcgaagttcgaaatttcgaaaattgaaaaatttgaaaatcgaaaaattcgaattttagattttttcaaatttccaatttcTCCATTTgcgaatttttcagaaatttcgaatttcgaatttttcaattatcgaaattttgaattttcgtatttccgaatattttcgtatttccgaattttcgtatttcgaaatttcgaaaattgaaaaatttgaaattgaaaaatttgaaattcaaaaattcgaaattttgaagaattcgaaatttcgaaaaattcgaattttctttctaattttcgaatttttcaattttcgaatttttcaattttccaattttccaatttcgaatttttgaattttcgaattttcaatgtttcaattttcgaatttttcacattttgaatttttcaaatttcgaattttcgtatttccgaatttcgaaaattcgaaatttcggaaattgaaaaatgtttcaaatttcgaatttttcaatttccgaatttcgaattttcgaattttcgtatttccgaaaaattcgaaaattgaaaaatgctaaaattgaaaaattttacaattttcgaacttcaattttttcgaaaattgaaaaattcgaaaactgaaaaatcagaaaattacaaaattcgaa is from Rana temporaria chromosome 9, aRanTem1.1, whole genome shotgun sequence and encodes:
- the LOC120914540 gene encoding olfactory receptor 8D1-like; translated protein: MLSMNFTIWTSPDYFVIKGISVTPELQVPIFFLVLFIYVITLGGNMTILLLVSIDHHLHTPMYFFLSNLSVVDIISVTVTLHKMMFTFITGNRRMAFIPCVAQMYVFISLVCVELLLLTTMSYDRYMAICNPLHYHLAMNQVVCALLAMFCWVLSFLEIIPHLVVISGLTCFTSNEIDHFFCDIMLLVKLSCSDTSIIDLLIFTYALVLSTCPFLLTIVPYAFILNAVMRITSSSGRRKAFYTCSSHLTVVFLLYVTLASQYLRPNSMNNLTFNKLFSLFNTAAVPLLNPLIYSLKNEDVKRAMKQGSKCCKISR